The Methanosarcina barkeri MS DNA window TGAAGACCATACAAGAAAGGAACATATCATAATTGATAATAAATTAGTTGATTTTTTTATTTTAACTTCAGAATTTTTGGTACTATTAAAATACATAGTAATATCAGATAATAGAATCGTTACTGTAAGCAAAATTGTGACTAAAGGATGAGAAAATATTATAAAAAAACTAAGTAGAATTAACAGAATCGAATATGATGCAGCGTTCTTTGGTAATCTCGATTTAAAAAAGATATAAAGAAATAAAGGGACAAAAAGAATTGCTTGCCCATTAGGGCTAAGCATAACATTTTTACTGCCAAGTAATAGTATCGAAGAAAATGCTAACATTATATATAGATCACGTTTATTTTTAAATATATATTTCCCAAGAATATACCATGAAAATATATATAATAATGAATAAAATATAGGTAAAAACATAGTAATATCGTTATAACTTAAACCAGAGAAGGATTTTAGTGTAAAACCTATTATGTGAAGCATGGGATAAGGGTTAGAAATAATATTATGTTTATTCTCAATATCAACCATATAACCAATATGAGTTAAAACATCTTCCCTGCCATGTATGAAATATCCTCTGATAATCGGCATACACAATAAAATTAGATTTGAAATAATTATCATTAAAAAACCAATTAGCCAACTATTATTCTCATACTTGGAAACTGCGTTATATATTAATATCATCTGACCTATGAAAATAGCTATAACAATAAGGATCCAAAAATATTCCGGATACATTTTGTATATTGAAAAACCATATGCACTAGGGGTATGATTGTTAATTATAATAGCTAAGGCTGATAATATTATTATAAACCCAAATATTGATGCTAATTTTATGTATCTAGGGGTATTAATGTACTTATCTTTGGAGCGCACTTTTATCCTTCCACTAAACTATTCAATATATCCTTTTGAAACCATTTAAATAGTTATTGATAAAAATTTTTAAAGATATATTAAGTATATATTTATAAATTTTTTTAAAATTTCTGTGAGATCACCCTAAATTAAAGCTAATGTAAAAGCTATGTTAAAGCTAATGTAAGCTATGTTAAAGCTAATGTAAAAGCTATGTTAAAGCTAATGTAAAAGCTATGTTAAAGCTAATGTAAAAGCTAATTGTAAAAGCTATGTTAAAGCTAATGTAAAAGCTATGTTAAAGCTATGTTAAAGCTAATGTAACAATCCATTCAAGTCATAAAGTTTTTATAAATAACGGATTTGTAAATTTATTGAATATTGCTAAGTATTTCTGAATATCTTTCCACTGTTTTTTTGTAAGTAAAGTTATCTTTTACAAAAATAATAGAGTTCTCTATAATATTTTCAAGATTTGGGTGTTCCATAGCGCGGAAAATGTTTTTTGCAATGCATTCCGGAGAATTATTTTCCATAATAAAGCCAGTTTTTTCATCATTTATGATATCAGGAATTGCTCCCACTCCTGTAGCAAGTACAGGTGTACCGCAAGCCATTCCTTCTAACATAATATTAGGAAGACCTTCCGTATAAGAAGGAATGACTAGCAATTTTAATGAATTTAAATATTTGGGAAGATCCTCATGAGAACTCCATCCAACAAGTTTTACATTGTTTTCAAGTCCATTTTGAGAAAGATACTTATTAACGTTACTTTTTAAATCTCCATCACCTATTATCAAAATATTCAGATATGGCTTTTGTTTTAAAATAAGAGGAATTGACTCTATAAAATTTATAATACCCTTCTCTTCAGATAAACGACCTACGTACCCGATGAAATCATTCCTTTGACTAAACTCAACATTTAATTTAAAATTAGAAAAATTCAAAAAATGCCGGGGAGCTATCAATATTTTATGGGAATATTTTTCAAAGTTCCATTCATTTATGAGACGTGGAGAATATAATATTATCTTGTCTACCAGATTAAAGTTTATAGTACATAATTTTGTAACTATTTTCGATAGAATATCTTTCTCGTATTTTATTGAATATCCAGAAAGCATAGTAATTGTTTTCTTTTTAAATAACTTTGCGGGTATCAGCGATAAAACTAACATTTCCCCCCCCAGGAAAAAAATACATATGTCAACCTTATTAATTATCTTTAATAGTAAACAAGCGATTTTAAATTGAGTACAAATATAGTTTTTAATCCTGTTAACTGAACTGTTACCTGTTGAATGGAATATACCATACAAATGAATATTTTTATTATCAGTAAAATGATAATAACCAGCATTTCCAGTGATTAGATATACCTCGTCAGAAGAAGATGTTAAAATATCAATAAGATTTGATAATGGAGTGAGCCCTGCTTTCAGGGGTGGGAAAGTGATTACACAAACTCTGTTTTTTTGAATTGTATCTTTTTTAAGTGACATATATATTCCTTTGCTTGTTTAATATCAAAGAAGGACGAGATCTCGTTCTTTTCTGCTTTGGGTGTAACTTATGCATTCAATCCCAAAAGAAGGAAATGCTGTGCGATTAAATAAGAAATTGGAAATTTCACTATCCTGAGAACAGAGAAAATTGTAATAGATTGTCGCAGATTCATATTTTATGTTTTGTAAATACAATTCTCATAAAGGGCCTCGATTTTTTTACAAATTAATGGCCAGGTTAAATTATTTGTAATATATTTTTGTCCATTCTCAACAAATTTATTTCCAAGATCAGGATTTTCAAGAATTAACTTCATTTTGTTTTTCAAATCAGTTACGTCTCCATATTTTACTAAGCACCCGCAAGAAGCTTTTTTTATAAGTTCACCACACCCACAATCATCAGTAACTATTACAGGACTTCCGCACATTATAGCCTCGAATGGCACGAGCCCGAATATTTCAAGAATCGAAGGGTATACCAGGACATCACAATCTACATAAGCTGCTAATTTATCAAATGTATCAATATAACCAGTAATTATCACATTATTCTTCAAATTAAATTTATCAATTAGTAACTCTGTTTTGTCCTGATAGCCATCGTCTGAACCTGCTAAAACCAGTACAACATCATTTTTTTCTTTTATCAAATCTGCATATGCTTTAATCAGAAAATCTATTCCCTTCCTTTCATGAAGCCTACCTAAAAATAAAACAATTTTATTTTCATTGATATTGTATTTTTTTCTAAATGTTCCTTTCGCAGGTAATTTACAAAAAGAATTGGTATCCATGCCATTAGGGATAGTATATATTTTTTCTGAAGGTATTTTCATTTGTAAATATTGATCAACTTCTGTATCGGATACTGAAATCAGCTTAGATGCATCCTTTAATATTTCATTTCCCCATATAGCATCAAATATATTTTTTTGCTTCTGTTTCCCAATCGTGTTTGGAAGTGTTCCATGAGCTTGTAGTACATATGGAATATTGTACTTTTTTGAATAATAGTGAACGATTACTGCAAGCAATGTCCGATGCTCATGGATATGGATCACATCAAAATCCTGAATTTTTCTTCTAGCTATAAAAGGTAAATAATAAGGGATGACAATATTGCGTTTTGTTAAATAATTAGACAGATTTCGAAAATAATAGGTATTTATCCCATCGACATCAACAGGCTTGTTCTTAATTATTTTTAACCTCGATTTAAATCCATCTGTAGTAAAAACTGTTACTTCGTGACCTTCTTTTACTAAATTTTTTGAAATTTCATAGGCGACTCTTGCAATTCCACCTGCTTCCCAAGAGGGTTTGAAAAAATTAGTTACATGTAATATTTTCATTTGAACTCTCCATAGTTCTAATTTTGTTAGCAGGGACTCCACATATTACTGAATTTGCCACCGCGTTTTTTGTTACTACAGCTCCTGCTCCAACAATCGCTTTTCTACCAATTTCAATTCCAGGCAAAATGATAGCATTGTTGCCAATAAAAGCATTTGATCTTATCTTTATAGGGGACGCTTTCATTTCAAGACCATAGGCCTGCCTGTAAGAGCCGTCATGAGTTGAAATCATAGCACATCCACCAATAGTTACATCGTCTTCAATAAGTATTGGGGAATAGGAACATTCTATAAATGTTCGGTTGCTGATATTGCATCTGGACCCAATTTTGAGGGACTCCCCTACCATTAAACACTGATACCCAAGATGTGAATTTTCTCCAACTGTAAACTTATTTACATTTATTAACGCACCTGGAGCCACAAAAACATTGTCTTCAATATGAACACTATTGTAATCGTTGGAAAGAACAAGAGATCCAGGACCAAAATACACATTTTTGCCAATATGTGCACCCAGCAATTTCAACACTGCTTTTTTGAATCCAGATGAGGGGATGTACATTGAGAGACCTAGCAAGATTTTCCTAGCAAAGCTAATATTTTTTAACTTTTGACGATCATCTCTTTTGTTTTGTCTCTCAGTCATATAAATCACATCAGTTACACGATTTGCACACTTCAATAATCTTTTTAGCCCTATGCCTGTATGTGTGTTCCTTCAGAATCCTCTGCCTTGCCCTTTCACCTATTTTCAGCCTTTCTTCATCAGAGGACAATAACCATTCATAGGTTTCTACAGCTTCATCTTCATTATTGACAACAATAATCTCTTTTCCAACTTCAAACCACTCTTCTATCCCTTTGTAAGGCTGGGAAACTATGCAGGCTCCGTAAGCTGCAAGTTCAAACGGCCTGGCTGTAGCAGAGGCATATATATTTGTATGAGACCATCTGGTGATATTCAGGTTGATCTTACTTTTGCAGCAGAATTCGCGGAATGCGCTGTAGGGAACTGGACCAATAAGCTTTGCATTCCCCATGTCAATTCCGAAGTTACCACCCCCTACTGAGAAATTTACATCAGGCAGCCTTTTACTAGGATTTGTAATCATATTTGTCATCCATTCTTCCCTTAATTCACTTCCGTGACCATAGAATGAGACATCAATAGTCTGTTCAACATTTACAGGGGCAAAAAGATCTGCGTCTGCTGCATAATACAATGGAGTAACGTTTTTTGCACCGGCTTCCTTGAGGTCTTCTATAACTCCTTTTGAATTGACAAAAAAAGCATCATACTCTGAAAGGTCCGAATTCACATAGTAGTCAAACTTAAATCCACGTGACATCGCATACTTGGGAAGGATTGTAGGCATATCCCCATCATAATAAAGGCATGGAATCCCGAATTCTGTTTTTAACTCAGAAGGAATTCCTGTGATATGGTTAAGTGGAATATTCATAAAAAGAATAAAATCAAGATCTTTTTCTTTAGTTATAATGTCCGTGAGTTGTTTTTTGATCTTAGGCTTGATATCAAGATTGATTAAGTTTTTAGTTATGGTAGAAAGAAACTTATTGGGTTTTGAAGGATCAGCAACTTTCTTCTGGGATTTCAGGAAGTTATTATAAAGAATACTCTCAAGTTTACATGAATTCTCATATGTTCTCCACCAGAGACTTTCCACTGCTCCTCCGAGGTAAGGGACTACTATAACTTCGTTTCCTGTCTCATGGAGAGCCTTCAGTAACTGCCACCATGAGGGTGTACACCCAAGTTTGTATTTTAAGTCGATAGTAGAAACAAACGCCAATAGTTTCATTGAATTACCTACTATAAAGACAATAATAAATAAAGAGTTAGTCTAAATGTTTTTAAGAAACAATTCCTCACAGTTTAAAATGCCTTCGCATCCTCCAAAATGGCAGATATCGAATGCAGCAGGATGCCTGTCAAAGCCATGAAACTCCCTATGATAATAAACAGAATCATGAGCATGGTAGGCCCGAAATACAAACTTTTTCCCATCGTGAAATCCTGTATGAAAAAAGTGCCCATAACAAGACCGCTTATTCCAAGAACCAGTCCCGGGATTGTAAGGTAGTAAAGAGGTTTGTTAAACTCTATATCTTTTAAAATCATAAAAAGAACTCCAAAGCCGTGTTTTATCGGGTTTACGGTTGAACAGTCAACGTCGTATCGGACTCCAATTTCAACTTCGGCTATACGAAGGCCAGATTTTCCTGCGTCTGCAAGCATTTCGCTTTCTATAGCCATTCCCTTAGCTTTGAATCGGAAAACATCTTTCGTTGACGCTGAAAAAGCGCGAAAGCCGCTCTGGGAATCAGTAATCTGAATCCCAGAGTTTAGCTTGGTGACTCCGTCAAGAATAGTCTGGCCGATACGGCGATAGGAGGGAGTATTCTGATCCAGACCATTTAAGTACCTGTTGCCGTTTACCATGTCGGCTTCACCTTTTATGATAGGCTCGACAAGCTTCGGTATCTCGGCAGGGTTATGCTGACCATCGGAGTCCATGGTAACTATTATATCCGCACCCAGGTCATCTGCGGCTTCAAATCCGGTCTTGAGGGCTGCACCTTTCCCTTTATTTACCTCATGAATAATTACCTCAGCTCCTGCTTTTCTTGCGATCTCGGCCGTTCGGTCTGAGCTGCCATCGTCGACCACAATAACGTTGTCGGCATAGTGTCTGGTAAGCAGAACTATACTGCCGATGGAAATTTCTTCATTAAAGGCAGGAAGGATCACTGTGACATTCTGCGGGGCTGTGCTTTTTACACACTCACTTTGTTTTTGGATTGTGTGCTGTGCACTCTTATCCACTATTTTTCCTGAGCTCAATTTGGATGACCCCTGATATTGTACAGTTTTAAGTGAATTTGCGTATGAGCCTGAAAGGCCGTTTAATTCCGATAATATTATAACCGTGTAATATATACTATAATATTAGCTTTTTGGAGACTAATATGAAAAACTATCATATAAATTTACTGCACTAATTCTGAAGAATGTCAATAATTATGGGAAATAATGTTATTGGTTACCCTTTTTGTGTAATTGAATATAAGGTTAAGTGATTTTAATAAAAGTCTGAAAATATAGCTTCATAAATCTAAATTACTATTATAAGATTTCTCGTAAAGTATAAATTGAGATTCCAAAAAAGTTATTCTGCAAACCTTACGGCATCTTCTCATGTATTTTATGAATGTATTCTGCGTTTGAATGAGTATTTTCCAAAATATCTACAATCCAAATCCACTTGCGGCAATCTCTAACTAAAAAACGAAAAATCGGAGGAAAAAACAGTGATTGGTCAGGCATCTTCGGTCGGGATTACAGCCTTTTTGCTGCATATTTATCAGGCCTGCTATCAAATGCAATAAAACTTCTTTCAAA harbors:
- a CDS encoding glycosyltransferase family 4 protein, encoding MSLKKDTIQKNRVCVITFPPLKAGLTPLSNLIDILTSSSDEVYLITGNAGYYHFTDNKNIHLYGIFHSTGNSSVNRIKNYICTQFKIACLLLKIINKVDICIFFLGGEMLVLSLIPAKLFKKKTITMLSGYSIKYEKDILSKIVTKLCTINFNLVDKIILYSPRLINEWNFEKYSHKILIAPRHFLNFSNFKLNVEFSQRNDFIGYVGRLSEEKGIINFIESIPLILKQKPYLNILIIGDGDLKSNVNKYLSQNGLENNVKLVGWSSHEDLPKYLNSLKLLVIPSYTEGLPNIMLEGMACGTPVLATGVGAIPDIINDEKTGFIMENNSPECIAKNIFRAMEHPNLENIIENSIIFVKDNFTYKKTVERYSEILSNIQ
- a CDS encoding glycosyltransferase family 2 protein, with protein sequence MSSGKIVDKSAQHTIQKQSECVKSTAPQNVTVILPAFNEEISIGSIVLLTRHYADNVIVVDDGSSDRTAEIARKAGAEVIIHEVNKGKGAALKTGFEAADDLGADIIVTMDSDGQHNPAEIPKLVEPIIKGEADMVNGNRYLNGLDQNTPSYRRIGQTILDGVTKLNSGIQITDSQSGFRAFSASTKDVFRFKAKGMAIESEMLADAGKSGLRIAEVEIGVRYDVDCSTVNPIKHGFGVLFMILKDIEFNKPLYYLTIPGLVLGISGLVMGTFFIQDFTMGKSLYFGPTMLMILFIIIGSFMALTGILLHSISAILEDAKAF
- a CDS encoding glycosyltransferase produces the protein MKILHVTNFFKPSWEAGGIARVAYEISKNLVKEGHEVTVFTTDGFKSRLKIIKNKPVDVDGINTYYFRNLSNYLTKRNIVIPYYLPFIARRKIQDFDVIHIHEHRTLLAVIVHYYSKKYNIPYVLQAHGTLPNTIGKQKQKNIFDAIWGNEILKDASKLISVSDTEVDQYLQMKIPSEKIYTIPNGMDTNSFCKLPAKGTFRKKYNINENKIVLFLGRLHERKGIDFLIKAYADLIKEKNDVVLVLAGSDDGYQDKTELLIDKFNLKNNVIITGYIDTFDKLAAYVDCDVLVYPSILEIFGLVPFEAIMCGSPVIVTDDCGCGELIKKASCGCLVKYGDVTDLKNKMKLILENPDLGNKFVENGQKYITNNLTWPLICKKIEALYENCIYKT
- a CDS encoding acyltransferase — its product is MTERQNKRDDRQKLKNISFARKILLGLSMYIPSSGFKKAVLKLLGAHIGKNVYFGPGSLVLSNDYNSVHIEDNVFVAPGALINVNKFTVGENSHLGYQCLMVGESLKIGSRCNISNRTFIECSYSPILIEDDVTIGGCAMISTHDGSYRQAYGLEMKASPIKIRSNAFIGNNAIILPGIEIGRKAIVGAGAVVTKNAVANSVICGVPANKIRTMESSNENITCN
- a CDS encoding CgeB family protein — its product is MKLLAFVSTIDLKYKLGCTPSWWQLLKALHETGNEVIVVPYLGGAVESLWWRTYENSCKLESILYNNFLKSQKKVADPSKPNKFLSTITKNLINLDIKPKIKKQLTDIITKEKDLDFILFMNIPLNHITGIPSELKTEFGIPCLYYDGDMPTILPKYAMSRGFKFDYYVNSDLSEYDAFFVNSKGVIEDLKEAGAKNVTPLYYAADADLFAPVNVEQTIDVSFYGHGSELREEWMTNMITNPSKRLPDVNFSVGGGNFGIDMGNAKLIGPVPYSAFREFCCKSKINLNITRWSHTNIYASATARPFELAAYGACIVSQPYKGIEEWFEVGKEIIVVNNEDEAVETYEWLLSSDEERLKIGERARQRILKEHTYRHRAKKIIEVCKSCN